In Rhea pennata isolate bPtePen1 chromosome 22, bPtePen1.pri, whole genome shotgun sequence, a single genomic region encodes these proteins:
- the MIIP gene encoding migration and invasion-inhibitory protein isoform X2, with the protein MELEHLKKLRQANQDLLERLRIKQEEIRKRLSSKPLYPLSFHKKITTEISVPVPKRGKENQVGAVKAAADPAMLVSVEPRAHASGAALCSSFGHVTLSRNGKGKKQPQAKMQKEVDLDSSFLGKEQNVLPVSAIILHGRETSRVDRDDHASESPEKESFILGHRENRKQSVLLHSLQETDQLTAHLDSSLSKIQNEETSKLILIKEPTTPKSILLTSQSKELKKEAGHVTFQSEPEEYTIPVNSWSAHPFLGYDWIAGLLDTNSSVAEKSDRYFAELKAFRQANKEACVHEHQLKLKALDYVFPEQEPDLITSSHKCVYCYRLNQRLFTVPVDSESACPMCKIPRTYWPPETQEEPAYIRVSIPRSTLMPAYKYKAHRRKSFEPTDNLALPSHCLVGWENVIPSSNHTLSSLDLRTSLKDKTSHHPHLVLS; encoded by the exons ATGGAGTTAGAGCACCTGAAGAAGCTGCGGCAGGCCAACCAGGACCTCCTAGAAAGGCTCAGAATAAAGCAGGAAGAGATCAGAAAAAGACTTTCCAGCAAGCCACTCTATCCGCTGtcctttcataaaaaaataactaCTGAAATATCTGTCCCTGTGCCCAAGAGAGGG aaggaaaatcaaGTTGGTGCTGTGAAGGCTGCAGCTGATCCTGCAATGTTGGTTTCTGTGGAACCCAGAGCTCATGCATCTGGGGCAGCCCTCTGCTCATCATTTGGACACGTGACGCTCAGCAGGAATGGCAAAGGTAAAAAGCAACCACAAGCAAAGATGCAGAAAGAAGTAGATCTGGATTCCAGCTTCCTTGGGAAGGAGCAAAATGTTTTGCCAGTGTCTGCAATCATTCTACATGGCAGAGAAACATCCAGAGTGGATAGGGATGACCATGCCTCAGAAAGTCCAGAGAAAGAATCGTTCATTCTGGGGcacagagagaacagaaaacagtctGTTCTCCTACACAGTCTCCAAGAGACAGACCAGCTTACAGCTCATCTGGACTCATCACtgagcaaaatacaaaatgaagaaaCCAGCAAGCTTATACTCATTAAAGAGCCCACAACCCCTAAGTCAATCCTGCTGACATCTCAGTCCAAAGAGTTGAAG AAGGAAGCTGGTCATGTGACTTTTCAGTCTGAGCCTGAAGAATACACTATCCCTGTGAATAGCTGGTCTGCACATCCTTTCCTGGGCTATGACTGGATTGCAG GACTCTTAGATACAAACTCTTCAGTAGCAGAAAAATCTGATCGATACTTTGCTGAGCTGAAGGCATTTCGACAGGCCAACAAAGAAGCATGTGTCCATGAGCACCAGCTGAA gcTGAAGGCTCTGGATTATGTATTTCCTGAGCAGGAACCAGACTTGATAACCAGTTCCCATAAGT GTGTTTACTGTTATCGATTAAACCAGCGTCTCTTCACTGTCCCTGTGGATTCAGAATCTGCCTGCCCGATGTGTAAGATCCCACGAACCTACTGGCCCCCAGAGACTCAGGAGGAGCCAGCCTACATCAG GGTCAGCATTCCCAGGTCTACCCTTATGCCTGCCTACAAATATAAAGCCCATCGCAGGAAAAGTTTTGAACCCACTGACAATCTGGCTTTACCCTCG CATTGCCTGGTTGGCTGGGAAAATGTCATCCCTTCCAGTAACCACACACTCAGCAGTTTGGATCTGCGGACTTCACTGAAAGACAAGACTTCTCATCATCCTCACCTG GTACTCAGTTGA
- the MIIP gene encoding migration and invasion-inhibitory protein isoform X3: MELEHLKKLRQANQDLLERLRIKQEEIRKRLSSKPLYPLSFHKKITTEISVPVPKRGKENQVGAVKAAADPAMLVSVEPRAHASGAALCSSFGHVTLSRNGKGKKQPQAKMQKEVDLDSSFLGKEQNVLPVSAIILHGRETSRVDRDDHASESPEKESFILGHRENRKQSVLLHSLQETDQLTAHLDSSLSKIQNEETSKLILIKEPTTPKSILLTSQSKELKKEAGHVTFQSEPEEYTIPVNSWSAHPFLGYDWIAGLLDTNSSVAEKSDRYFAELKAFRQANKEACVHEHQLKLKALDYVFPEQEPDLITSSHKCVYCYRLNQRLFTVPVDSESACPMCKIPRTYWPPETQEEPAYIRVSIPRSTLMPAYKYKAHRRKSFEPTDNLALPSHCLVGWENVIPSSNHTLSSLDLRTSLKDKTSHHPHLLL; the protein is encoded by the exons ATGGAGTTAGAGCACCTGAAGAAGCTGCGGCAGGCCAACCAGGACCTCCTAGAAAGGCTCAGAATAAAGCAGGAAGAGATCAGAAAAAGACTTTCCAGCAAGCCACTCTATCCGCTGtcctttcataaaaaaataactaCTGAAATATCTGTCCCTGTGCCCAAGAGAGGG aaggaaaatcaaGTTGGTGCTGTGAAGGCTGCAGCTGATCCTGCAATGTTGGTTTCTGTGGAACCCAGAGCTCATGCATCTGGGGCAGCCCTCTGCTCATCATTTGGACACGTGACGCTCAGCAGGAATGGCAAAGGTAAAAAGCAACCACAAGCAAAGATGCAGAAAGAAGTAGATCTGGATTCCAGCTTCCTTGGGAAGGAGCAAAATGTTTTGCCAGTGTCTGCAATCATTCTACATGGCAGAGAAACATCCAGAGTGGATAGGGATGACCATGCCTCAGAAAGTCCAGAGAAAGAATCGTTCATTCTGGGGcacagagagaacagaaaacagtctGTTCTCCTACACAGTCTCCAAGAGACAGACCAGCTTACAGCTCATCTGGACTCATCACtgagcaaaatacaaaatgaagaaaCCAGCAAGCTTATACTCATTAAAGAGCCCACAACCCCTAAGTCAATCCTGCTGACATCTCAGTCCAAAGAGTTGAAG AAGGAAGCTGGTCATGTGACTTTTCAGTCTGAGCCTGAAGAATACACTATCCCTGTGAATAGCTGGTCTGCACATCCTTTCCTGGGCTATGACTGGATTGCAG GACTCTTAGATACAAACTCTTCAGTAGCAGAAAAATCTGATCGATACTTTGCTGAGCTGAAGGCATTTCGACAGGCCAACAAAGAAGCATGTGTCCATGAGCACCAGCTGAA gcTGAAGGCTCTGGATTATGTATTTCCTGAGCAGGAACCAGACTTGATAACCAGTTCCCATAAGT GTGTTTACTGTTATCGATTAAACCAGCGTCTCTTCACTGTCCCTGTGGATTCAGAATCTGCCTGCCCGATGTGTAAGATCCCACGAACCTACTGGCCCCCAGAGACTCAGGAGGAGCCAGCCTACATCAG GGTCAGCATTCCCAGGTCTACCCTTATGCCTGCCTACAAATATAAAGCCCATCGCAGGAAAAGTTTTGAACCCACTGACAATCTGGCTTTACCCTCG CATTGCCTGGTTGGCTGGGAAAATGTCATCCCTTCCAGTAACCACACACTCAGCAGTTTGGATCTGCGGACTTCACTGAAAGACAAGACTTCTCATCATCCTCACCTG CTACTTTAA
- the MIIP gene encoding migration and invasion-inhibitory protein isoform X1 has product MELEHLKKLRQANQDLLERLRIKQEEIRKRLSSKPLYPLSFHKKITTEISVPVPKRGKENQVGAVKAAADPAMLVSVEPRAHASGAALCSSFGHVTLSRNGKGKKQPQAKMQKEVDLDSSFLGKEQNVLPVSAIILHGRETSRVDRDDHASESPEKESFILGHRENRKQSVLLHSLQETDQLTAHLDSSLSKIQNEETSKLILIKEPTTPKSILLTSQSKELKKEAGHVTFQSEPEEYTIPVNSWSAHPFLGYDWIAGLLDTNSSVAEKSDRYFAELKAFRQANKEACVHEHQLKLKALDYVFPEQEPDLITSSHKCVYCYRLNQRLFTVPVDSESACPMCKIPRTYWPPETQEEPAYIRVSIPRSTLMPAYKYKAHRRKSFEPTDNLALPSHCLVGWENVIPSSNHTLSSLDLRTSLKDKTSHHPHLNLVSRVSGGTRTDQLLNLTHLPHFRFSSASQQREQNK; this is encoded by the exons ATGGAGTTAGAGCACCTGAAGAAGCTGCGGCAGGCCAACCAGGACCTCCTAGAAAGGCTCAGAATAAAGCAGGAAGAGATCAGAAAAAGACTTTCCAGCAAGCCACTCTATCCGCTGtcctttcataaaaaaataactaCTGAAATATCTGTCCCTGTGCCCAAGAGAGGG aaggaaaatcaaGTTGGTGCTGTGAAGGCTGCAGCTGATCCTGCAATGTTGGTTTCTGTGGAACCCAGAGCTCATGCATCTGGGGCAGCCCTCTGCTCATCATTTGGACACGTGACGCTCAGCAGGAATGGCAAAGGTAAAAAGCAACCACAAGCAAAGATGCAGAAAGAAGTAGATCTGGATTCCAGCTTCCTTGGGAAGGAGCAAAATGTTTTGCCAGTGTCTGCAATCATTCTACATGGCAGAGAAACATCCAGAGTGGATAGGGATGACCATGCCTCAGAAAGTCCAGAGAAAGAATCGTTCATTCTGGGGcacagagagaacagaaaacagtctGTTCTCCTACACAGTCTCCAAGAGACAGACCAGCTTACAGCTCATCTGGACTCATCACtgagcaaaatacaaaatgaagaaaCCAGCAAGCTTATACTCATTAAAGAGCCCACAACCCCTAAGTCAATCCTGCTGACATCTCAGTCCAAAGAGTTGAAG AAGGAAGCTGGTCATGTGACTTTTCAGTCTGAGCCTGAAGAATACACTATCCCTGTGAATAGCTGGTCTGCACATCCTTTCCTGGGCTATGACTGGATTGCAG GACTCTTAGATACAAACTCTTCAGTAGCAGAAAAATCTGATCGATACTTTGCTGAGCTGAAGGCATTTCGACAGGCCAACAAAGAAGCATGTGTCCATGAGCACCAGCTGAA gcTGAAGGCTCTGGATTATGTATTTCCTGAGCAGGAACCAGACTTGATAACCAGTTCCCATAAGT GTGTTTACTGTTATCGATTAAACCAGCGTCTCTTCACTGTCCCTGTGGATTCAGAATCTGCCTGCCCGATGTGTAAGATCCCACGAACCTACTGGCCCCCAGAGACTCAGGAGGAGCCAGCCTACATCAG GGTCAGCATTCCCAGGTCTACCCTTATGCCTGCCTACAAATATAAAGCCCATCGCAGGAAAAGTTTTGAACCCACTGACAATCTGGCTTTACCCTCG CATTGCCTGGTTGGCTGGGAAAATGTCATCCCTTCCAGTAACCACACACTCAGCAGTTTGGATCTGCGGACTTCACTGAAAGACAAGACTTCTCATCATCCTCACCTG AACTTGGTGTCCAGAGTGTCAGGAGGAACCAGAACTGATCAGCTCCTAAACCTGACCCACTTGCCACACTTCAGGTTTAGCAGTGCCTCTCAGCAGAGGGAGCAAAACAAATAG